The genomic DNA GCTGATTTTTTAATAATACATGGCCCGCATTATCATCAAAATAATCTTCATTTCCATAATAAATAGCTGCTTTGCCAGTAAATATACAAGGCCCATCAACAGGCATGGGGTCTTTTATTGCGGCTACTTCAATAGATTCTATATAAATTAACTCATCTGTTGGATAATTTTTAGGGTCTAGTATTCTATAGGGCTTTCTGGCTCTAATTTCGATAGTACCAAAACCTGCATCCGTTAGCGCCTTTACATATTCTGCAATTGGTAAACTGCCACTTAAGCATAAAGCACGCAGTCTTTCATCATTACGTAACGTATTATTCATCGGTTGTTCGCATGTTGGGTCACTCATAACTAATCTACCATGAGGCTTTAAAACGCGATACATTTCTGCAATGGCTTTTTTAAGATCGTCTGCTTTAAAAATATTAAATAAACAGTTCTGGGCAGCCACGTCAATACTATTATCCTCCACAGGAAGGTTCATAGCGTCACCTTTTTTAAGGTCTACAAACTCACTTTTAAACCAATCATTTTGAGCTTCGGCTTCAATGAAATTTTTGCGTGATGCTTCTAACATTTCATCCACAACGTCAACACCTACAACACCTCCTTTTTGACGATTAAAATAAGCGAATTGTAACAATTCCATACCGCCACCAACACCAACATAAAGCATTTTTGGATTGTTCGTTAAATCACGAGCATGAACTGTGCTTCCACAGCCATAATTCATCTCTTGCATGATTTTTGGTATTTTTAAACCAGGGAGTTCCCAAATAGGGTTTGTCGTGCAACATAATCCAACATCGGGTGTTATGGCAGCTTCTTTATATACATCGTGAGTGGTTTCTAAATAATTACTCATAGTTTCAATATTCTGTGTTTAATACTTTAGTGTTCAGTGTTCAGTGTTCAGTGTTCGGTGCTCATTTTGTAGTCTGGGTTTTCGCCTATTTATCTTTGTGTCTTAGCGAGAATTACAAAGTATTTAATGAACAAGTGTTCAGTTTATAACTGCCTATTGCCACTGAA from Flavivirga abyssicola includes the following:
- the arsM gene encoding arsenosugar biosynthesis arsenite methyltransferase ArsM — encoded protein: MSNYLETTHDVYKEAAITPDVGLCCTTNPIWELPGLKIPKIMQEMNYGCGSTVHARDLTNNPKMLYVGVGGGMELLQFAYFNRQKGGVVGVDVVDEMLEASRKNFIEAEAQNDWFKSEFVDLKKGDAMNLPVEDNSIDVAAQNCLFNIFKADDLKKAIAEMYRVLKPHGRLVMSDPTCEQPMNNTLRNDERLRALCLSGSLPIAEYVKALTDAGFGTIEIRARKPYRILDPKNYPTDELIYIESIEVAAIKDPMPVDGPCIFTGKAAIYYGNEDYFDDNAGHVLLKNQPLAICDKTAGVLKALNRDDIYISESTYHYDGGGCC